TCAAAGGCTTTTGGGTTTCCTTTCAGTCCGGTTCCCAGAAACTTTCCGTACGCTTCTTTGGCTACCCAGAATCTGGTGGTCCATTCCGCCTGATCTCTGTCTTTTAATAAGGTTAATTCGTGATCGGTAAATACCAGGTCGTAAAATCCAGAGCTGCGTTCTTCCATGATCTCCATATCGATTCCCACAGGGCTGCCCTGGCGTGCAATACCTACCGCATCCTTTTCTTTATGGGCTAAAGAAATATGGATATCTTCTGTGACATCGCCTATCAGATAAGGTTTTCCGACCTCATCCTTCCCGATTTCAAAAGTGATCGGAAAACAAGGGTGATTTTTATGTTCACGAAGAAGATTCCGAACAGCATCTTTCACCGCTACGCGGCTCACCATCCATTCTTTCCGCTTGTTGGGAAACAATTGCTGATGATACTGTTTTTCCGTCTGGTTGAAATATCTTTTGAGGATAAAATCCCACGAAGCCACTCTGGTATACGCCTGATGAAAGAAAAATACTTCAGGAGCTATTTCCTCCGAAAGACGATTATGCAAAGGCGACATGGAAACATTCCAAAGCGGTTCATCGATTTCCAGTCGGCGGTTTTGCCAGCCTGTAATCGCGCACCATACTTTTCCGTCTCTTTTAAGGATGATATCGGCGATGGCAAATTCTTCATTGAGTTCTGTGAGGATGCAGATACATTCAAAAATGCCGTCCTGATCCTCCATATCTCCGAAGAATTCGATATCTCTGATTTTCACGGGGAAAGCAATACGGTCTTTGGTCAGGGTAAGCTGCAGCCACAATCCGAATAACTGTCCTGCATTATCAAGCAAAGAACCTTTTCCTCCGTTTCCTTTAATTTTCCCTACAATTCCTTTCGTTCCTACTGCAGAAATCTCTGTAATTCCCTGGTAGAGTTCTCCATGGAACATATGTTTATCATAGATCTCTTCAGGTGTTCTTTCAATAGGCAGAAGGTCCCCGATTGCCAGGTTAAAGGCAGGAACAACAGGTGCAGATGAAGCCAGTAAGACTTCTGCATTGGCAAAGTTCTCTATATCAAGGTAAGCATGGTTATTCGAACGCCATTCTCCTTTGACTGTTTTTTCAAAAGGTTTGGCCACATTCATCCATTGAAACACACTTACATTCATGATTTTATGAACGCGGGTTCCCGATATTTCGGCCTGTGCTATTTCTGCCAACTGCTCAAAAATCATGGTCATCGGGATCACCGGCTCCATATCAGAGACATTGGTCCATCCTTTCGGCTGTCTCAGTAAACTGTGATCGATGAGGTAAGGATGCGTATCTAAAGTAACATACAGAAGTTTCGAGAAATTTTTGCTGGCAGGTACTTTAGAAACCACAGGTCTTGGGATTGTAATTTCCGGACGGTTTTGAAACAATGTCAATACCTCTTCCTGCATCCGGATCATATCTGTGATATTTACCTGGAAAGCCTGAACCAAAGGATGACCTGTCTTAGCGACCGTCGCTGAAACCGTATTTTGTTTTGGCATCTCAAAAGACTGAGCCAGATTTTGAATTTCTTTAAAATCACGGATAATCGGCGATCCCAGCTGTAACTTGATTCCCTTTCCTGATGATTTTTTAGATTGGCTTTGTACTTCTAAAAAGTCCAATGCTACGGTTTTACCTTCCACAAATAATGCGGCTACCACACGCTGCAGCTGAGCCAGTGCAGATCTTGTAGCAACACTGGAAGCAATCGTACTGAATGCTTTTCCTTTTAAGGTATCATCGATAAATCCAATTAATCCTCCGGTACCCATCTGGATAAAGAATCTCGCTTCTTCTTCATACAATTTATCCGTCAGTTCACGGAAACGGACCGGCTGAACCAAATGCTCGGCACTTAGTTTTCTGATCGCATCCTGATCGGCAGGATACGGTTCTAAAGTCGTTGCAGACCACAACGGGATTTTCGTCTGTTGAAACTGTGCTTTTTCCATTCCAGCCAAGATCACATCCAGTTTATCAGCAATAAAAGGTGAGTGAAAACCGGACTGAAACGGCAGAATCTGATGAAAAATCTGTTTTGATTTTAATAATGGAACCAGCTCATCCAGAGCAGCATTACTGCCACAAAGGATCACCTGATTGGGACAGTTGTCATTGGAAATATAAAGATTGGGAATGATATCGATAAAAGGCTTCACCGCATCAATCCCTGCTCCGATTGCAATGAATCTGGAATCTTTTAATTCAAAGGTTTCCGGATTCAGAACATCAATCAAAGCTTTCACAGAATTCACTTCTGCCAGCTCTGAGGAATATCCTGCCAGCCATTCTCCCAGGCTGTGTCCGGCATTCATATCCGGAACAATTCCCAGCTTTTTCAATGCATTGTCGAGAATACTACATTTGTTGAAAATCCCTAACGCATCGCTTAATAAACCTTCCCCTTCTGTTTCGATAGGTTCGGTTAATCCAAAATAACGGCTCACACTCTCCACCTCTCCTTTCGCAAGGCCATCCAGCCCCGGAAATACAAAGGCAATTTTACCTCCATCTTTCAGTAAAGGTGTGTTGGTGTACCAGATATCCTGTTTATTGCGCCATGGATTATCTTTAGCAACAATTTTAGTCGCTTTTTCTATTCTTTCAGGAGTCGGGTCGAATAAAGCAATCCTGTAATCCCCTTCTCCTACTGTGTTGTCGTTGTTTTTTAAAGCTGAAAGTAATTCTTCATGGGTAGGTCTTGCCAATACTAAAACGCGGTCTTTTTTCGGCATATCATAGCCTTCCAAAACAACGTGTGCATTGATCCCTCCAAATCCGAAGGCATTGACTGCCGCTACTTTCGGCAAGCCTGTTTTTGACCAGCTTTTCGGGTCCTGTACCGGAGCAAA
The Chryseobacterium sp. W4I1 DNA segment above includes these coding regions:
- a CDS encoding beta-ketoacyl synthase N-terminal-like domain-containing protein, which codes for MKKTDVAVIGLSCVFPGAQDAHTFWQNIVNKVDSTQSAPADRIDPVHFSDATSPVDRFYCQRGGFISDYEFDPTAFGILPLAVEGTEPDHLLTLDLVQKALEDAGVFQKGISLEKTGIIIGKGNYTGPGATRAIEIVRTGEQISSLLQELLPQVSSADIEKVKHAFQERKGRFAADTAMGLIPNLVASLVANRFNLGGAAFTVDAACASALIAVDHAVQELNRGRCDMVIAGGVHTGQNAAFWSIFAQLGALSHQQQIKPFSMDADGLLIGEGCGFVVLKRLEDAVRDQDKIYAVIKGVGVSSDGNGTSVMSPSVKGQLKALQQAWINADLDEKQIGYLEAHGTGTPLGDKTELQTLAQFFTKEETTQAAGIGSVKSNIGHAMPAAGIAGLIKTCLALHHDTLPPTLYCENPIADMEQTRFAPVQDPKSWSKTGLPKVAAVNAFGFGGINAHVVLEGYDMPKKDRVLVLARPTHEELLSALKNNDNTVGEGDYRIALFDPTPERIEKATKIVAKDNPWRNKQDIWYTNTPLLKDGGKIAFVFPGLDGLAKGEVESVSRYFGLTEPIETEGEGLLSDALGIFNKCSILDNALKKLGIVPDMNAGHSLGEWLAGYSSELAEVNSVKALIDVLNPETFELKDSRFIAIGAGIDAVKPFIDIIPNLYISNDNCPNQVILCGSNAALDELVPLLKSKQIFHQILPFQSGFHSPFIADKLDVILAGMEKAQFQQTKIPLWSATTLEPYPADQDAIRKLSAEHLVQPVRFRELTDKLYEEEARFFIQMGTGGLIGFIDDTLKGKAFSTIASSVATRSALAQLQRVVAALFVEGKTVALDFLEVQSQSKKSSGKGIKLQLGSPIIRDFKEIQNLAQSFEMPKQNTVSATVAKTGHPLVQAFQVNITDMIRMQEEVLTLFQNRPEITIPRPVVSKVPASKNFSKLLYVTLDTHPYLIDHSLLRQPKGWTNVSDMEPVIPMTMIFEQLAEIAQAEISGTRVHKIMNVSVFQWMNVAKPFEKTVKGEWRSNNHAYLDIENFANAEVLLASSAPVVPAFNLAIGDLLPIERTPEEIYDKHMFHGELYQGITEISAVGTKGIVGKIKGNGGKGSLLDNAGQLFGLWLQLTLTKDRIAFPVKIRDIEFFGDMEDQDGIFECICILTELNEEFAIADIILKRDGKVWCAITGWQNRRLEIDEPLWNVSMSPLHNRLSEEIAPEVFFFHQAYTRVASWDFILKRYFNQTEKQYHQQLFPNKRKEWMVSRVAVKDAVRNLLREHKNHPCFPITFEIGKDEVGKPYLIGDVTEDIHISLAHKEKDAVGIARQGSPVGIDMEIMEERSSGFYDLVFTDHELTLLKDRDQAEWTTRFWVAKEAYGKFLGTGLKGNPKAFEITHIEGDHLWINQTEIKTIKHKKYIIGWTL